The region TTGATGTATTCCTTTTTCCATACGCTGTTTTCATCGAGATAAACCTTATACAGCTTATCAAAATAATAACTGTTGCCCGATTCATTATTGACAAGCTCCGCTCCCGCATCAATTTTTGAATATGCCTTATTAAAATATGAAACAAAAGTGAATTTCGATGATTCGGTATCGCCGGAGATAAGCCTTGCGCTTACGGTACACATACCGTAAAACGGTATGTTATCAAATTCGGCAGTGGCTGATGCTCCCACGGATTTAACTGTCGTTGTCACAGATTTGGATGGATCTGATTTACATGTAACAGTAACCTCTGCGACAACCTCATCTTTGACATTTCCGATTCTGTTAATAAGATCGATATACAGCTTTTTTGAATCGGATCCCCTGCGGATGCACGCGTTGTCAATGTTTATTTCGTCAAACATAACGCCCTCCGTCAGCTTTATATTATCTATAATTATACGATTATTCCCCGCTGCGCGGTCATACATTGAATTGGCAATTCGCAGGTATCCTTCCGAGGAATTGCACGCAAGTGTGATATCGGTAAAATATGCCTGAAGCACGCCGTCCGTAATAATTTTTAATCTGCCCGATCCGTCATAAAGAATATTCCAGTCATGCATTTTTCCGTCAGTTGGAATTTTAATGTTCTTTGTCTCGGCACCGTCCTCGCCTCTTACGGATTTCATTACTGTTACGCATGCGTTATTGCCGTCATTGTCGACCGATGTTGTCATTTTATTAAAAGCTATATAAATATTTTTGTTTCCGGGTATTTGAATATCGAAAACAAAGCCTCTCCATGCTATGTTTGCGCCCGGTGACTGAAGGCTTTCGATATTCATCCTGAGCGCGAGAGAAAAAGTGTTGTTTTCGAGAGAAAGACTGTGTGCTATGTATGCCTGATCCTGCCCGTCGTCATTTGAACCGAAAATAATTGTTCCGGCTTCAGGCGGCTCTGAAATTGCAGATTTGGATTCCGCAATATAACATTCGGGATATTTTCCGCTGCTGGCGGTGAATGGTGAATTATCAAATGAATCGCAGTTAAAGTCAAACACTACTTTTTCTCCGCCGGCTGTTTCCTCAGCCGAGACGCGATATGCCGGTATATATGCTGAAATGATTAACACAAGAGAAAATACAAAACAAAGAATTTTTTTCATAAGCGACTGCCTTTCTGATTATCAAAAATTTATTCGATATAATTCAATTGAAAGAAAAAATGGATTTTCTATGATTCCCAAATAAACGCCTGGACTCGGCAAAAAAGCCGAGTCCTTTTAATAACTTAAATTATTGATTATTTAGCTTTTTTGCAGACAGTATAGAATCCGGCAGAAATGATGGCGGCGAGGACAAACAAAACATTTAAATCGCCGGTTGTCGGATTTGTAGTATCATCCTTCGGCTCTTCTTTTGGTTCTTCCTTGGGTTCTTCTACCTTCGGAGCGGCAGTGAGAGTGACCTGACCCATTCCGGCAAGTCCGTCTTCAGCGGTAGACGGTTCTACGTTTCCGCCAAGTGCCTTAACGCGTTTATCGTCTGCGCCGATACCTGCTCCGATTGCAAACGAATAGCATATAGAATCTCCGGTTTTGGGAGCAGAGCCTGTACCTATCCAACTCCACGGAATTCTTGCTTCATATATTACATTTTTACCTTCGACATATCCAACTGCAAGATTACCGGAGGTGACAAGATCAGCTTTGGATGAATCTACGATTGCTGAATTAGTTATAATGTCGATGGGATCGCCGGTAACTGAATCACGTCCGATGCAGATTTCATAATCTGCTCTGGAATTTGTTGAAGATTTATAGGAGACGCCGATCATTGCCATATGGCATTTCCACAGAATATCAGCTTTTGCAAAATAATCATCTCCGGCGGGTGCGATAAATGCAACATAAAAGTAATCGCTGTCATATGTGGCATATGCTGTGTACTGAATTGCCCATGCAAGGTTTGTAGTATCGGATTTATATGTCCCGATAGAATGGTAGTCGTCAGAGAATGTGGGTATAAGCGAGTATTCGCCTTCTGCGATTTTTCCGTCAAGCACGGGCGCTTTGTTGCATCCGGCAACTTCGTATTTGACCTCGCTGCATTTTTCTCCACGCTCCGTGGCGGCCGATGCCGGTACGACAAAAGCAAAAACAAGTGAGATTGCAAGAATTGCGCAAATGAGAACTTTTTTCATGACATCCTCCTATAATAATAGATTATTACTCTCAAATACTATCATTATAAGACATTTGTGTCAAGTGGACAAACAATAAATAACAGTTTAATGTAGAAAACAGGACAAATAAATGAAAAAAAAGCAAAGCATGTCTTGATAGGATAATAAACTGATTAAAAAAGGTCGAATTATTAACATGGTATAACCAAAAATTTAATCATGTGAACTGTTTTTTAATTAATTGTGGTATAATCTTCAATAATATTGCAAATATTTTTTACTCTTGATTAATATAACAATACCGTTTGTAACGCGATTTTGTGAGTAGTAAAGGTTTTAACAGACATAAAAGCCAGCTAAAACCTTCATTATATTATTATTGTTTCTAACGGAAAGCTGAGATATTAGAAAAATTCTAAGATTGTATCTGTCGCGAATTCCTTATAGTATAATTCATTAGATTGCTCACGATTTGAATGTGGCTGTAGATAAAGAAAATCAAGAATTGCTTTTTAGTAATTTATTAAAACGGCATTTAAATAAACCTTGTTTTTATAAGAGAGAAAAGCCCATATACCAGAGTCTTTTCTCTCTTTAAGCGGTAATTATTAAATGCCGAGTTAATAGTATAGAAAATTGTAGACATTATAAAAAAATTAATACTATTTTAAATTTAATATACTGCAGATCCGTTATATCCTAGCATAAAGTCTGCGTAAACAGTTTTTGCCGTATAATTTCCTTCGCAGCATATAGAGTCATCGGCATAACGTGTGAACATAAGTTCTGCGGAAAGCGCTGAAAAAACAGCGGTTTCAGCGATGCTTTTTCCAATACCGTTCTTTTTTATATCATAATTCAAAGAAAGCATTCCTGATTCCGATTTGTTATCATATAGATAAGTGCATTTAAAATATACTATTATTTCTTTTTCAGTTCCGGGAATAGTCAGAACAGCTTCAGTACTGTCGTTGTTCGTGTTGGTTATCTTTAAAAGAGCTTTTCCGTCAATACGTTCCGGAAGATCCGTTTTTTTAACTGCTCCGCCGAATAAACCTCCCAAGCAATCCGCAACAGTAGATATAACCTCTGCCGGCTTTATGTCTGTGACCTCATAATTAATTTCCCATTCGCCGCATATATCATCGATTGAAATATACGATGCGGGCAAAACAGCTTCACCTGTTGACGGCGGATCCAATACAACAGGCGAATCTGTATTTGTATCATTTGGAAGGCCGGTTAAAGGGCTTTCGAGTTCTCCCGTCGATACCGGAGGTGTCAAAGCAAGCTTTCTAAAATCCTTGTGCAAGCGCAGAATCATCACTGCGGATGCGCATATTACTACCGCGGCCGTCAGGAATGAAACAGCGGCCGCAAGGATAGTTCCCGTTTCAGAATGTACTTCGGAATCAGGATGTGCAAATTCCGGCAGTTTTGATCCGCATCTCCCGCAAAACAATGCGTCATCGGTATAGATTGCCGAACAATTTTGACATATTTTCATTTGATACTCCGATTTAAACATTAATAAGATGGTTTTTATGTATCGGTGAAATCGGGAAATTGCGGATGACAATAAAATATGATATAATATCGTCAGTTTGAAAGGAGCCTTTAATGACACTTATAATTGCCGAAAAGCCGAGTCTTGCGCGTAATATCGCATCAGCGGTGGAATCGATGACCGGAAAAAACACTATGACACGGATCGGATATATAGAATGCGGGCAATATCTGATAACTTACGCTTTGGGACATTTGTTTTCACTGGCGGATGTGGAGTATTACAGTCCCGCGCCGGAAGGGAAGAGCGGATGGTCAATGAATAATTTACCATGCTTTCCTAAAAATTTCGAATATATGCTCCGTGATGACAAAGGTGTAATAAAGCAGTTCGGAATAATCAGATCCCTTTGCCTGCGTGATGATGTCGACAGTCTTGTGAACGCCGGAGACAGTGACCGTGAAGGCGAAATAATTATCAGGACATGCGTCGGAAAAGCTCTTCCGAAGGGGCATGGAAAAATATTTAACAGGTTATGGCTGCCTGATCAAACACCTGAAACTATTAAAAAGGCTCTCATGGAGATGAAACCAGAATCAGAATACGACCGTCTTGCTGCCGAAGGATACGCGAGAACTTTCATTGATTGGCTTTACGGAATAAACCTGACACGCTATGCCACTCTCAGAACAGGCGCATTTTTACGGGTTGGACGCGTTATAATTCCGATAGTTAAGGCTGTATACGACAGAGACATGGCGATAAAGAACTTTGTCTCCGAAAAGTATTATTCCCCTTTGAGCAAAGAAATTACAGGCGGAGAAGAAATTGAGCTTCTTAGCCGTAAAAAATTTGACGCTTCTTCGCTTGCCGATGCCCAAAAGTTGTGTGCCAGGTATAATATGTTCGGAGCCGTCGTGAGCTCCGTTAAAAAAAAGCGGGGCACAATATCTCCCGGAAAGCTTTTTTCACTCACGAAGCTACAGAATTTTCTCGGTAAAAAATATAAAATGAGTATGGAAACAAGCCTTGCCGCTCTACAGAAGCTGTATGAAGCGGGATATGTAACATACCCGAGAACTAACTCGGAATACCTCGCGACAGCGGAAAAAGATAAGATAAAAACGATAATATCAAATATCGCCGGGATTGGATATCCTGTTGAATTCAAGGATACGAAAAATATATTCGACGATACGAAAATTGAGGCACACTCGGCGCTTACGCCGACATTCAGGATTCCCGACAAAAACAAACTGGAAGAAAATGAACAAAAAGTTTACTCGGCAATATTTCGCCGCTTTGTTGCTGTTTTTTGCTCGGAGGAATGCGCCGTAGACAGGACTGAAATTAAAATTACGGTCGGAGATCCCGCTGCGTCAGGAGAGGATGCCGGCGAAGAATTCATACTGAAGGGAACGGTTGTTATAAAGCCGGGCTGGACAAAATATGATGACGGAGGTGCCTCGGACAAGCTGCTTCCGCCGTTTAAAAAGGGTGACACGGTAAATATCGACTTTAAACCGGCAGAAAAAGAAACATCCCCTCCAAAACATTATACGATAGAAACTCTTAATAATTACCTCAAAAATCCTTTTAAAAAAGAAATCGAAGAAAAAACTCTTGATACATCCGTTTTATCGGTCTCGGATGAAGCCGTGTCGGATGATGATACCGAGGATTACCGTGCGATCTTCGAAGGACTTGAACTTGGGACCGAAGCTACGCGTACCGGAATTATTAACAATGCCGTAAAAAGCAAATACATCAAGCTAAACAAGGATGTTTATACGATTCTTCCGGATGGTATATATTTAATGGAAGCAATGGCGAGGCTGGGCATAGGCATGGACAAGTATAAAACGGCTTCTCTCGGTCGCGCTTTAAAAAAGGTATACCGCGGAGAAATGCGTATTGCGGAAAGCGTTGCTTTTGCATCGAGCGAAATATCAGAGGTGTTCTCTTCCGCACCCTCAGGCTTATCGGATACTGACGTATTCGACGGTTTTTTTGGCGACATAGCCGGTAAATGCCCGCTTTGCGGAAGGGATGTTATAAGAACCAGGTACGGTTATGGCTGCTCGGGATATAAGGAAGGCTGTAAATTTCACATTGGCGGCACAATATGCGGACGCGTCATATCTTTGTCAAACGCCCGACTTCTTCTCGAAACAGGTCATACAGCAAAAATCACGGGATTTGTCTCTCGAAAAACCGGTAAAACTTTTTGCGCTTCGCTTTGTCTGAAGGAAGGAAAAGCCGTGTTTGATTTTTCATCGGCTTTACCGTCACAAAACGTAATTCAAGCGGAAGA is a window of Oscillospiraceae bacterium DNA encoding:
- a CDS encoding zinc ribbon domain-containing protein; amino-acid sequence: MKICQNCSAIYTDDALFCGRCGSKLPEFAHPDSEVHSETGTILAAAVSFLTAAVVICASAVMILRLHKDFRKLALTPPVSTGELESPLTGLPNDTNTDSPVVLDPPSTGEAVLPASYISIDDICGEWEINYEVTDIKPAEVISTVADCLGGLFGGAVKKTDLPERIDGKALLKITNTNNDSTEAVLTIPGTEKEIIVYFKCTYLYDNKSESGMLSLNYDIKKNGIGKSIAETAVFSALSAELMFTRYADDSICCEGNYTAKTVYADFMLGYNGSAVY
- a CDS encoding DNA topoisomerase — its product is MTLIIAEKPSLARNIASAVESMTGKNTMTRIGYIECGQYLITYALGHLFSLADVEYYSPAPEGKSGWSMNNLPCFPKNFEYMLRDDKGVIKQFGIIRSLCLRDDVDSLVNAGDSDREGEIIIRTCVGKALPKGHGKIFNRLWLPDQTPETIKKALMEMKPESEYDRLAAEGYARTFIDWLYGINLTRYATLRTGAFLRVGRVIIPIVKAVYDRDMAIKNFVSEKYYSPLSKEITGGEEIELLSRKKFDASSLADAQKLCARYNMFGAVVSSVKKKRGTISPGKLFSLTKLQNFLGKKYKMSMETSLAALQKLYEAGYVTYPRTNSEYLATAEKDKIKTIISNIAGIGYPVEFKDTKNIFDDTKIEAHSALTPTFRIPDKNKLEENEQKVYSAIFRRFVAVFCSEECAVDRTEIKITVGDPAASGEDAGEEFILKGTVVIKPGWTKYDDGGASDKLLPPFKKGDTVNIDFKPAEKETSPPKHYTIETLNNYLKNPFKKEIEEKTLDTSVLSVSDEAVSDDDTEDYRAIFEGLELGTEATRTGIINNAVKSKYIKLNKDVYTILPDGIYLMEAMARLGIGMDKYKTASLGRALKKVYRGEMRIAESVAFASSEISEVFSSAPSGLSDTDVFDGFFGDIAGKCPLCGRDVIRTRYGYGCSGYKEGCKFHIGGTICGRVISLSNARLLLETGHTAKITGFVSRKTGKTFCASLCLKEGKAVFDFSSALPSQNVIQAEE